One genomic segment of Nothobranchius furzeri strain GRZ-AD chromosome 10, NfurGRZ-RIMD1, whole genome shotgun sequence includes these proteins:
- the LOC139072203 gene encoding P2X purinoceptor 7-like: MATESDTSSEQSFEVEDFSPPSSPEDREEGLLGEASGPEPYLFEPLARELSEAPGVEPAGVSRHRMGPVSEWCTCGHCTSLSARENVCCRETPKVMLRCQQVGVTSCITEHPGFEAVALNPYVLQAVYGTFLQLYGEMQETTLNSCYRHLAYRNVVRWCWGYLGQHVRVVIPSCAVSRIRQEFPEDGAYKGFLPPLN, encoded by the exons ATGGCGACGGAGAGCGACACTAGCTCAGAGCAGTCATTCGAGGTGGAGGACTTTTCCCCACCTTCTTCCCCAGAGGATAGGGAGGAGGGCTTATTGGGGGAAGCAAGCGGTCCTGAACCGTATCTTTTTGAGCCACTAGCTCGTGAGTTGTCAGAGGCCCCTGGAGTCGAGCCAGCAGGAGTATCAAGGCATCGAATGGGTCCAGTCTCTGAGTG GTGCACCTGCGGCCACTGCACATCATTGTCTGCCAGAGAAAATGTGTGCtgcagagaaacgcccaag GTAATGCTCAGGTGTCAGCAGGTGGGTGTAACCTCCTGCATAACAGAGCATCCTGGTTTTGAGGCTGTTGCTCTGAATCCCTACGTGTTGCAGGCAGTTTATGGCACCTTTCTGCAACTCTATGGGGAGATGCAGGAGACTACGCTCAACAG CTGTTACAGACATCTGGCGTACCGgaatgtggtcaggtggtgttggggTTACCTGGGACAGCACGTTCGTGTTGTGATCCCGTCATGCGCTGTCTCCAGAATAAGGCAGGAGTTCCCAGAAGACGGTGCATACAAAGGATTCCTCCCTCCTCTgaactaa